In Morganella morganii, the following are encoded in one genomic region:
- the carA gene encoding glutamine-hydrolyzing carbamoyl-phosphate synthase small subunit: MFKSAILVLQDGTTFHGRAIGAEGAVTGEVVFNTSMTGYQEILTDPSYSRQIVTLTYPHIGNTGTNSADEESPDVYAQGLVIRDLPLTTSNFRSEESLSEYLKHRNVVAIADIDTRKLTRLLREKGAQNGCIIAGEHPDAALALKNAQSFSGLNGLDLAKEVTTAQPYSWTQGSWTLDSGLPADKTAEELPFHVVAYDFGAKRNILRMLVDRGCRLTVVPAQTPAEEVLKMAPDGIFLSNGPGDPAPCDYAIEAITRFLETDIPLFGICLGHQLLALASGAKTIKMKFGHHGGNHPVKDIENNVVMITAQNHGFAVDEATLPATLRVTHKSLFDGTLQGIHRNDKPAFSFQGHPEASPGPHDAAPLFDHFIELMKNARH, translated from the coding sequence TTGTTTAAGTCAGCAATCCTGGTTCTGCAAGACGGAACCACATTTCACGGACGCGCCATCGGCGCAGAGGGTGCCGTTACCGGCGAAGTTGTTTTTAATACCTCGATGACGGGGTATCAGGAAATTCTCACCGACCCCTCTTATTCCCGCCAGATAGTCACTCTCACTTATCCCCATATTGGTAATACCGGCACTAACAGTGCTGATGAAGAATCCCCGGATGTTTATGCACAAGGCCTCGTTATCCGCGACCTGCCGCTGACCACCAGTAATTTCCGCAGTGAAGAAAGCCTCTCCGAATACCTGAAACACCGCAACGTCGTGGCTATCGCCGATATTGATACCCGCAAACTGACCCGATTACTGCGCGAGAAAGGCGCTCAGAACGGCTGCATCATCGCCGGTGAACACCCGGATGCGGCACTGGCGCTGAAAAATGCACAGAGCTTCAGCGGGCTTAACGGGCTGGATCTGGCGAAAGAAGTCACCACCGCGCAGCCATACAGCTGGACACAGGGCTCCTGGACACTGGACAGCGGCTTACCGGCGGATAAAACAGCGGAAGAGCTGCCGTTTCATGTGGTGGCGTATGACTTCGGTGCTAAACGCAATATTCTGCGTATGCTGGTGGATCGCGGCTGCCGCCTGACCGTCGTACCGGCACAGACCCCGGCGGAAGAGGTGCTGAAAATGGCACCGGACGGTATTTTCCTCTCCAACGGCCCGGGTGATCCGGCACCGTGTGATTATGCGATTGAGGCTATCACCCGTTTCCTGGAAACCGATATTCCGTTGTTCGGCATCTGCCTGGGGCACCAGTTACTGGCACTCGCCAGCGGTGCAAAGACCATCAAAATGAAATTTGGTCACCACGGCGGCAACCACCCGGTTAAAGACATTGAAAATAATGTGGTGATGATTACCGCGCAGAACCACGGTTTTGCGGTGGATGAGGCGACGCTGCCCGCGACACTGCGCGTCACGCATAAATCATTGTTTGACGGCACACTGCAGGGTATTCACCGTAATGATAAGCCTGCATTCAGCTTCCAGGGTCACCCTGAAGCCAGCCCGGGCCCGCACGACGCCGCCCCGCTGTTCGACCACTTTATTGAACTGATGAAAAACGCCCGTCACTGA
- the dapB gene encoding 4-hydroxy-tetrahydrodipicolinate reductase, whose product MGKLRLAVAGAGGRMGRQLIQAIAQNDDVVLGAAFEREGSSLTGTDAGELAGTGRNGVILTADLNSQKDNFDILIDFTRPEGTLTHLTFCTANGKGMIIGTTGFDDAGKAAIAQAAQQIPVVFAANFSVGVNLVLKLLEKAAKVMGDYTDIEIIEAHHRHKVDAPSGTALAMGESIAGALGRDLKDCAVYCREGYTGERERNTIGFATVRAGDIVGEHTAMFADIGERVEISHKASSRMTFANGAVKAAAWLSDKKNGLFTMKDVLDLENL is encoded by the coding sequence ATGGGTAAGTTACGGCTCGCGGTTGCGGGTGCCGGTGGCCGCATGGGACGCCAGCTGATTCAGGCGATTGCACAGAATGATGATGTGGTGCTGGGTGCGGCATTTGAGCGCGAAGGCTCCTCACTCACCGGGACTGATGCCGGTGAACTGGCCGGTACCGGGCGCAATGGCGTGATCCTGACGGCTGATCTGAACAGCCAGAAAGACAATTTCGACATCCTGATTGATTTCACCCGCCCGGAAGGCACCCTGACACATCTGACGTTCTGTACCGCGAACGGCAAAGGGATGATTATCGGCACCACCGGGTTTGATGATGCCGGAAAGGCCGCTATTGCACAGGCTGCGCAGCAAATTCCTGTGGTTTTTGCGGCGAATTTCAGTGTTGGCGTCAATCTGGTGCTGAAACTGCTGGAAAAGGCGGCCAAAGTCATGGGCGACTATACCGATATTGAAATTATTGAAGCGCATCACCGCCATAAAGTGGATGCGCCGTCCGGAACAGCGCTGGCGATGGGAGAATCTATTGCCGGGGCGCTGGGGCGTGACCTGAAGGATTGCGCGGTGTATTGCCGTGAAGGCTATACCGGCGAGCGGGAGCGGAACACTATCGGGTTTGCCACTGTGCGTGCCGGGGACATTGTGGGCGAGCACACAGCGATGTTTGCGGATATCGGCGAGCGTGTTGAAATCAGCCACAAGGCTTCAAGCCGGATGACATTTGCAAATGGCGCGGTTAAGGCAGCAGCCTGGCTGAGTGATAAAAAGAACGGTCTATTCACTATGAAGGATGTGCTTGATCTGGAAAATTTATAA
- the ispH gene encoding 4-hydroxy-3-methylbut-2-enyl diphosphate reductase yields MRILLANPRGFCAGVDRAISIVERALELYGAPIYVRHEVVHNRYVVNDLRERGAIFIEEIAEVPDNAILIFSAHGVSQAIRQEARSRNLTMLFDATCPLVTKVHMEVARASRKGKEAILIGHAGHPEVEGTMGQYNNPEGGMYLVESPEDVWKLNVKDEENLSFMTQTTLSVDDTSEVIDALNARFPKIIGPRKDDICYATTNRQEAVRDLAGQADLVLVVGSKNSSNSNRLAELAQRVGKPSYLIDSADDINPAWLRDVDTIGLTAGASAPDVLVQQVISRLQELGADEISQLEGREENIIFEVPKELRVDIKEV; encoded by the coding sequence GTGCGTATTTTACTGGCTAACCCGCGGGGGTTCTGTGCAGGTGTTGACCGGGCAATCAGTATTGTGGAGCGGGCGCTGGAGTTATATGGTGCGCCTATCTATGTCCGTCATGAAGTCGTGCACAACCGCTATGTGGTCAATGATCTGCGTGAGCGCGGCGCGATTTTTATTGAGGAAATCGCTGAAGTACCGGATAACGCCATTCTGATCTTCTCCGCCCACGGTGTCTCGCAGGCAATCCGCCAGGAAGCGCGTTCCCGTAATCTCACCATGCTGTTTGATGCCACCTGTCCGCTGGTTACCAAAGTGCATATGGAAGTGGCCCGTGCCAGCCGCAAAGGCAAAGAGGCGATTTTGATCGGCCACGCCGGGCATCCGGAAGTGGAAGGGACGATGGGACAGTACAACAACCCGGAAGGCGGCATGTATCTGGTGGAATCCCCGGAAGATGTGTGGAAACTGAACGTCAAAGATGAGGAAAACCTCAGCTTTATGACGCAGACCACTCTGTCTGTCGATGATACCTCCGAAGTTATTGATGCGCTGAATGCCCGTTTCCCGAAAATCATCGGGCCGCGCAAAGACGATATCTGCTATGCCACCACCAACCGCCAGGAAGCAGTGCGGGATCTGGCGGGTCAGGCAGATCTGGTGCTGGTGGTTGGCTCTAAAAACTCATCAAACTCCAACCGGCTGGCGGAGCTGGCGCAGCGGGTCGGAAAACCGTCTTATCTGATTGATTCTGCGGATGATATTAATCCCGCCTGGCTACGTGATGTGGATACTATCGGCCTGACGGCCGGGGCATCCGCACCGGATGTGCTGGTACAGCAGGTGATCAGCCGTCTTCAGGAACTGGGGGCGGATGAAATCAGTCAGCTCGAGGGGCGTGAGGAAAATATTATCTTTGAAGTCCCGAAAGAGTTACGGGTGGATATCAAAGAAGTCTGA
- the fkpB gene encoding FKBP-type peptidyl-prolyl cis-trans isomerase, with protein sequence MQVAEHHSVLLDYTLKLSDGSVADSTEAQGKPALFRLGDGSLSDALEQQLLGLSAGDKKTFTLPGEAVFGKPSPDLIQFFSAADFLEAGLPETGTIMLFTAMNGSEMPGIIKSVTEDSVEVDFNHPLCGQDVTFDISVRDVTA encoded by the coding sequence ATGCAGGTTGCAGAACATCACAGCGTATTACTGGATTACACCCTGAAACTGTCTGACGGCTCGGTGGCGGATTCCACAGAAGCACAAGGCAAACCGGCACTGTTCCGCCTCGGTGACGGCAGTTTGTCTGATGCACTGGAGCAGCAATTATTGGGCTTATCCGCCGGGGATAAAAAAACCTTCACACTGCCCGGTGAGGCGGTGTTCGGCAAGCCGAGCCCGGATCTGATTCAGTTTTTCTCTGCCGCCGATTTCCTGGAAGCGGGTCTGCCGGAAACCGGCACGATCATGCTGTTTACCGCCATGAACGGCAGCGAAATGCCGGGGATTATCAAATCCGTTACTGAAGATTCTGTCGAGGTGGATTTCAACCATCCGCTGTGCGGACAGGATGTGACGTTTGATATCAGTGTCCGTGACGTCACTGCATAA
- the lspA gene encoding signal peptidase II — MKKPLCSTGLRWLWLAVLVLVLDAISKQLILANYGLHESTSLIPYFNLTYVRNYGAAFSFLASQGGWQRWFFTAVAIGISVTLLVMMYRTSARNKLSNIAYALIIGGAIGNLLDRLMHGFVVDYIDFYVGDWHWPTFNLADSWIIIGAGLIIIESFIPDGKKSDKPENKTSSD; from the coding sequence ATGAAAAAACCACTGTGTTCGACCGGATTGCGCTGGCTGTGGCTGGCGGTCCTGGTACTGGTACTGGATGCGATTTCAAAGCAGCTGATTTTAGCCAATTACGGGCTGCATGAATCCACATCACTGATACCGTACTTTAATCTGACCTATGTGCGGAATTACGGTGCCGCATTCAGCTTCCTCGCATCTCAGGGCGGCTGGCAGCGCTGGTTCTTCACAGCGGTGGCTATCGGTATCTCCGTGACATTACTGGTGATGATGTACCGCACCAGTGCGCGCAATAAACTCAGTAATATTGCCTATGCACTGATTATCGGCGGGGCGATCGGCAACCTGCTTGATCGCCTGATGCACGGTTTTGTGGTGGATTACATCGACTTTTATGTCGGTGACTGGCACTGGCCGACGTTCAACCTGGCGGACAGCTGGATCATCATCGGGGCGGGGCTTATCATTATTGAAAGCTTTATCCCTGACGGTAAGAAAAGCGACAAACCAGAGAACAAGACATCATCAGACTGA
- the ileS gene encoding isoleucine--tRNA ligase has translation MSDYKNTLNLPETGFPMRGDLAKREPDMLKRWYKEGLYQAIRKAKTGKKTFILHDGPPYANGSIHIGHSVNKILKDIIIKSKGMAGFDSPYIPGWDCHGLPIEHKVEQVIGKPGDKVTPAEFRAACREYAKEQIEGQKEDFIRLGVLGDWDHPYLTMDFKTEAHIIRALAKVIANGHLVKGAKPVHWCTSCASSLAEAEVEYYDKTSPSIDVRFTAADADAVYSKFGVKNDGLPVSLVIWTTTPWTLPANRAISLNPEFDYQLVRVNDERLILAADLVESVMKRAGITSWTVEAGCKGSDLELLRFNHPFMGFDVPAILGDHVTLDAGTGAVHTAPGHGPDDYVIGQKYGLETANPVGPNGCYVSGTYPSLDGVFVLKANDIILDLLKEKGALLHSENISHSYPCCWRHKTPVIFRATPQWFIGMDVNGLRPQSLNEIKGVKWIPGWGEARITAMVENRPDWCISRQRTWGTPMSLFVHKETQELHPRTLELMEDVAKRVEEHGIQAWWDLDPRDLLGDDADIYEKVPDTLDVWFDSGSTHFAVVDARPEFHGNSADMYLEGSDQHRGWFMSSLMLSTAMKGKAPYREVLTHGFTVDGQGRKMSKSLGNTISPQDVMNKLGADILRLWVASTDYSGEIAVSDEILKRSADSYRRIRNTARFLLANLNGFNPETDMVKPEEMIVADRWAVGRALAAQADILKSYEAYDFHEVVQRLMQFCSVEMGSFYLDIIKDRQYTAKSDGLARRSCQTALFHIAEALVRWMAPIMSFTADEIWNVMPGKRPQYVFTEEWYDGLFGLNAQDSMNDDYWATLLAVRGEVNKVLEQARADKLIGGSLEAAVTLYADDALAAQLNRLGNELRFVLLTSQADVKPLSAAPESAVNSELDGLRIGFGKAEGSKCPRCWHYATDIGQDSEHPELCGRCVTNVAGNGEERKFA, from the coding sequence ATGAGTGACTATAAAAATACCCTGAATCTCCCGGAGACAGGGTTCCCTATGCGCGGGGACTTAGCAAAGCGCGAACCTGATATGCTGAAACGCTGGTACAAAGAAGGTCTGTACCAGGCGATCCGTAAAGCCAAAACCGGTAAAAAAACATTTATCCTGCATGACGGCCCTCCGTATGCAAACGGCAGCATTCACATTGGTCACTCAGTCAATAAAATTCTCAAAGATATTATTATTAAATCCAAAGGCATGGCCGGTTTCGACTCCCCGTATATTCCGGGCTGGGACTGCCACGGCTTACCGATTGAACACAAAGTCGAACAGGTGATTGGCAAGCCGGGTGATAAAGTCACACCGGCTGAGTTTCGTGCTGCCTGCCGTGAATACGCAAAAGAGCAGATTGAAGGCCAGAAGGAAGACTTTATCCGTCTGGGCGTGCTGGGTGACTGGGATCATCCGTACCTGACCATGGACTTCAAAACCGAAGCTCACATTATCCGCGCACTGGCAAAAGTGATTGCCAACGGCCATCTGGTCAAAGGGGCAAAACCGGTTCACTGGTGTACCTCCTGTGCCTCTTCCCTGGCGGAAGCGGAAGTGGAATATTACGACAAAACCTCCCCGTCCATTGACGTGCGTTTCACCGCTGCGGACGCGGATGCGGTTTACAGCAAATTCGGCGTGAAAAATGACGGGCTGCCGGTTTCTCTGGTTATCTGGACCACCACCCCGTGGACTTTACCGGCGAACCGCGCGATTTCCCTGAACCCGGAATTTGATTATCAGTTAGTCCGCGTGAACGACGAACGCCTGATTCTGGCCGCTGACCTGGTGGAAAGCGTGATGAAACGCGCCGGTATCACCAGCTGGACTGTTGAAGCGGGCTGCAAAGGCAGCGACCTGGAACTGCTGCGGTTTAATCATCCGTTTATGGGCTTTGACGTTCCGGCTATCCTCGGCGATCACGTCACCCTGGATGCGGGTACCGGTGCTGTGCATACTGCGCCGGGCCACGGTCCTGACGACTATGTAATCGGCCAGAAATACGGCCTGGAAACCGCCAACCCGGTCGGCCCGAACGGCTGTTATGTCAGCGGCACTTATCCGTCACTGGACGGTGTGTTTGTGCTGAAAGCCAATGACATCATTCTGGACCTGCTGAAAGAGAAAGGCGCACTGCTGCACAGTGAAAATATTTCGCACAGCTATCCGTGCTGCTGGCGTCACAAAACACCGGTTATTTTCCGTGCCACACCACAGTGGTTTATCGGGATGGATGTGAACGGTCTGCGTCCGCAGTCTCTGAATGAAATCAAAGGCGTGAAGTGGATCCCGGGCTGGGGCGAAGCGCGTATCACCGCGATGGTGGAAAACCGTCCGGACTGGTGTATCTCCCGTCAGCGCACCTGGGGCACACCGATGTCTCTGTTTGTCCATAAAGAGACCCAGGAACTGCATCCGCGTACCCTGGAACTGATGGAAGACGTCGCCAAACGTGTGGAAGAGCACGGTATTCAGGCATGGTGGGATCTCGATCCGCGCGACCTGCTGGGTGATGATGCCGATATCTATGAAAAAGTACCGGATACCCTGGATGTCTGGTTTGACTCCGGATCCACCCACTTTGCTGTTGTCGATGCCCGTCCGGAGTTCCATGGCAATTCTGCGGACATGTATCTGGAAGGTTCTGACCAGCACCGCGGCTGGTTTATGTCCTCACTGATGCTGTCCACCGCGATGAAAGGCAAAGCGCCTTACCGCGAAGTACTGACTCACGGTTTTACCGTCGATGGTCAGGGACGCAAAATGTCCAAATCGCTGGGCAACACCATCAGCCCGCAGGATGTGATGAACAAACTCGGCGCGGATATCCTGCGTCTGTGGGTTGCTTCTACTGACTACTCCGGTGAAATTGCGGTTTCGGATGAAATCCTGAAACGTTCTGCAGATTCTTACCGCCGTATCCGTAACACTGCGCGTTTCCTGCTGGCGAACCTCAATGGTTTCAATCCGGAAACCGATATGGTGAAACCGGAAGAGATGATTGTGGCAGACCGCTGGGCTGTCGGCCGCGCACTGGCGGCACAGGCTGATATTCTGAAATCGTATGAAGCCTATGATTTCCATGAAGTGGTACAGCGTCTGATGCAGTTCTGCTCGGTGGAAATGGGCTCTTTCTACCTGGATATCATCAAAGATCGTCAGTACACCGCGAAAAGCGATGGCCTGGCACGCCGCAGCTGTCAGACCGCACTGTTCCACATCGCGGAAGCTCTGGTTCGCTGGATGGCGCCGATCATGTCCTTCACCGCTGATGAAATCTGGAATGTGATGCCGGGCAAACGTCCTCAGTACGTCTTCACTGAAGAGTGGTATGACGGCCTGTTCGGACTGAATGCACAGGACAGCATGAACGATGATTACTGGGCAACGCTGCTGGCGGTGCGTGGTGAAGTCAACAAAGTGCTGGAGCAGGCACGTGCCGACAAACTGATCGGCGGTTCGCTGGAAGCAGCGGTGACCCTGTATGCGGATGATGCTCTGGCGGCACAGCTGAACCGCCTGGGTAATGAACTGCGTTTCGTGCTGCTGACCTCTCAGGCAGATGTGAAACCGCTGTCTGCGGCACCGGAAAGTGCAGTAAACAGTGAGCTGGACGGCCTGCGCATCGGCTTCGGCAAAGCGGAAGGCAGTAAGTGTCCGCGTTGCTGGCATTATGCGACCGACATCGGTCAGGACAGTGAACATCCTGAACTGTGCGGCCGCTGTGTGACAAACGTAGCCGGAAACGGTGAAGAACGTAAGTTTGCCTGA